A stretch of Dromaius novaehollandiae isolate bDroNov1 chromosome 8, bDroNov1.hap1, whole genome shotgun sequence DNA encodes these proteins:
- the AKNAD1 gene encoding protein AKNAD1 isoform X1 — protein sequence MPYNQDMETMKKGKPSDWMKTPTNSSFLNELDCITDTTDEENEDLPYDGDLGITCPPSNYSDNLSDCTCIKHISDIFLNISCSEDNKNIKAAANYETHPQPEEVFSYHTCATKTTGISVEMPGSEASFKKELPVGGFSRPDRQEHLTDSKMSNVLLRHFSKGELITTCPLIECETIPEISFTESIDETMNKLETSELAKCPLSHEKRTTNFEEYHLEKHKKINTGEKDQTLLNKNTFVSKRSISATSECGCIQESSPLISQNEDTHIFHNTKKEQRDPFKRTGSSHKLKFSQGQVHYCLPDFSKVALEFKVPKRNDNNKSVPITERTKTFPILPSKSVTVNDTEDDKNYFDSVEVENQEEMTVPELLQQLEQILPQSDFPNPSFAIYSRGTDTSSEVFALHAPIPMQPMLGLSEAGLQCGATVSTLPSAGTVETHCLNPSNLLPEITQGKKMTQILKEQTDQLRMRVEDFSKHMTQETFLLQDKYLVLNQLKRCLDALEQNYLTAREEHRNLQLQNYKDKSINVGKFDPERKVEGEIFRLGMLLEDIHEQTDDRKRGLSPLLTPYESAHSSYSLCESSGNSSINDPPERTAIETAFLHKNDEVENTSHTIDVIPQTNHKLPLEGDKCNPYPHVQLKLQKSNESTPKREMEPLVKGGLLANKSSPNVMRFLSPEEIHSAERLGSHSQGKLSQKFNADEVHTESNKNIQERKTGRSSIFIQRKPTDLSDTNLSSDSEDISTCGSYNDSQSEEFLNHRTENYKAFSTRLHGERKGIRHRCTRGSGDQFKLKNYKEFSQSCALCRNKVSSLTSYSQKRISTQKAYRNKPPHQLVNRLSERQNIETAKTCYSSMYDTVILSPQCLPRKKTPGSKSAVNIRNRNVSNSNANIISSTLDHAIQTANSLKKTTERMVQAVSEDLAKVRSKQL from the exons ATGCCATATAATCAGGATATGGAGACTATGAAAAAGGGCAAGCCATCGGACTGGATGAAAACCCCAACGAACagctcatttttaaatgaattagaCTGTATCACAGACACAACTGATGAGGAAAATGAAGACTTACCTTATGATGGAGACCTAGGAATAACCTGTCCACCCAGTAATTATTCAGATAATTTGAGTGACTGTACTTGTATAAAACATATTTCcgatatttttttaaacatatcctGTTCTGAAgataacaaaaatataaaagcagcagcaaattatGAAACTCATCCACAACCTGAAGAAGTTTTCAGTTATCATACATGCGCCACCAAAACAACTGGAATTTCAGTTGAAATGCCTGGCAGTGAAGCATCTTTTAAGAAAGAATTACCTGTGGGTGGTTTTAGCAGACCAGACAGGCAGGAACACCTCACTGACTCAAAAATGTCCAATGTCCTTTTGCGTCATTTTTCTAAGGGAGAGTTAATAACCACATGCCCGTTAATTGAATGTGAGACTATACCAGAAATATCCTTTACTGAAAGTATTGATGAAACTATGAATAAACTTGAGACTTCAGAACTTGCCAAATGCCCTTTATCTCATGAAAAACGGACAACTAACTTTGAAGAGTATCACTTagaaaagcacaagaaaataaaCACTGGTGAGAAGGATCAAACTTTGctaaacaaaaatacatttgtttcaaAGAGATCCATTTCTGCTACTTCTGAGTGTGGGTGCATACAAGAAAGTTCACCACTAATTAGTCAGAATGAAGATACACACATCTTTCATAACActaaaaaagaacaaagagatCCATTTAAGAGAACAGGTTCATCTCACAAGCTCAAATTTAGCCAAGGTCAAGTTCATTATTGCCTTCCTGATTTCTCTAAAGTTGCTCTAGAATTTAAAGTACCGAAAAGAAATGACAACAATAAATCAGTTCCTATCACTGAAAGGACAAAAACCTTCCCTATTTTGCCAAGTAAATCAGTAACTGTGAATGACACTGAAGACGACAAGAACTATTTTGATTCTGTTGAAGTAGAGAATCAAGAAGAAATGACAGTTCCAGAATTATTGCAACAGCTAGAG CAGATACTTCCTCAGTCAGATTTTCCAAATCCAAGTTTTGCCATTTACTCAAGAGGCACTGACACATCCTCTGAAGTCTTTGCATTACATGCTCCTATTCCTATGCAACCTATGCTTGGTTTGTCTGAAGCAG GATTACAGTGTGGGGCAACAGTATCAACATTACCATCAGCTGGTACAGTAGAAACACACTGCCTAAATCCTTCCAATTTACTGCCAGAaataacacaaggaaaaaaaatgactcaAATACTAAAGGAACAAACAGATCAGCTGAGAATGAGA GTAGAAGACTTCTCTAAACATATGACCCAAGAGACATTCCTTTTACAAGACAAATATCTG GTGTTAAATCAGTTGAAAAGATGCCTTGATGCCCTGGAACAGAATTATTTAACTGCTAGAGAGGAGCACCGTAATTTACAACTGCAGAACTACAAGGACAAGTCTATCAATGTTGGAAAGTTTGATCCTGAAAG AAAGGTGGAAGGGGAAATATTTAGACTTGGCATGCTGCTTGAAGACATCCACGAACAGACTGATGACCGCAAACGTGGCTTGTCTCCTTTGCTTACTCCATATGAATCTGCCCATTCATCGTATTCTCTTTGTGAG AGCTCAGGAAATTCAAGCATTAATGATCCTCCAGAAAGAACAGCTATTGAAACTGCATTTCTTCACAAGAATGACGAGGTGGAAAATACAAGTCATACAATTGATGTAATCCCACAGACAAATCATAAACTTCCTTTAGAAGGTGACAAGTGCAATCCTTACCCACATGT CCAATTGAAGTTACAGAAGAGCAATGAATCAACTCccaaaagagaaatggagcctCTGGTAAAAGGAGGTCTGCTAGCAAATAAGTCTTCTCCAAATGTAATG AGATTTCTTTCACCTGAGGAAATACATAGTGCTGAACGTCTTGGATCCCACAGTCAGGGTAAATTAAGTCAAAAATTTAATGCAGATGAAGTACATACAGAAAG TAACAAAAACATCCAGGaaaggaaaactggaagaagttCAATATTCATTCAAAGAAAACCAACCGATTTATCAGATACCAACCTGA GCAGTGATTCAGAAGACATCTCAACCTGTGGTTCTTATAATGATTCACAAAGTGAGGAATTTCTGAACCATCGGACTGAAAATTACAAGGCATTCAGTACAAGATTACATGGAGAGAGAAAAG GAATTAGACACAGATGCACTAGAGGAAGTGGAGATCAATTTAAACTCAAGAATTACAAAGAGTTTTCTCAGTCTTGTGCCCTATGTAGAAATAAAGTTTCCAGTTTAACTT CTTATTCACAGAAGAGAATCTCCACTCAAAAGGCTTATAGAAATAAACCACCACACCAACTTGTAAATAGACTTTCTGAAAG GCAAAACATAGAGACTGCCAAAACCTGCTATTCAAGCATGTATGATACAGTTATCCTTTCACCTCAGTGCCTACCCAGAAAGAAGACTCCTGGAAGCAAATCAGCAGTCAACATCAGAAACAGAAACGTGAGCAATTCCAATGCAAAC ATTATAAGTTCTACTCTGGATCATGCCATACAGACAGCAAACAGTTTGAAGAAAACTACAGAACGAATGGTACAAGCAGTTTCAGAAGATCTAGCTAAAGTTAGAAGCAAACAGCTTTAA